Proteins co-encoded in one Nitrospira sp. genomic window:
- a CDS encoding rhodanese-like domain-containing protein, which produces MAETSILFQRWLPMRYPMILGMVVLGVLLILWGRHLHAPTHVSDTAYDLLLSTLLSHSVPEVSVNQVESGQYRLLDARAYREFEVSHIAGATWVGYDDFDLARLVGVDTHAPVAVYCSVGYRSERIAEQLLQQGYTHVVNVYGGIFQWVNTRHPVVTEDGAETDAIHAYSKSWGIWLTRGKLTYE; this is translated from the coding sequence ATGGCGGAAACCTCGATCCTATTCCAGCGATGGTTGCCGATGCGCTATCCCATGATTCTTGGAATGGTCGTGCTGGGAGTGCTCCTCATTTTGTGGGGACGTCACCTCCACGCGCCGACCCATGTGAGTGATACGGCCTATGACTTGCTGCTGTCCACCCTGTTGTCGCACAGCGTACCCGAAGTGTCGGTCAACCAGGTCGAATCGGGTCAATATCGCCTACTCGATGCCCGTGCATACCGAGAATTTGAGGTGAGTCATATTGCAGGAGCAACGTGGGTGGGCTACGATGATTTTGACCTTGCCCGCCTGGTTGGAGTTGATACGCACGCACCAGTGGCAGTCTATTGTTCGGTGGGATACCGCAGTGAACGAATTGCAGAACAACTGCTCCAGCAAGGATACACCCATGTCGTCAATGTCTATGGCGGCATCTTCCAATGGGTTAACACAAGGCACCCTGTTGTGACTGAGGACGGTGCTGAAACAGACGCGATACACGCCTACTCCAAATCATGGGGCATCTGGCTCACACGAGGAAAACTCACCTACGAATAG